The genomic window ctgtttatgtatttttgtttcaaggtttctgagacaaggtttcccagtgtaacccaggctgggcacttaggctggcctggaacacattaTACAGCCTGGGCTGACTTTTGAAACTCTCCATCCTCTTGTTTCCATCTCCCACATGCTGGAACAACAGGCATGAATGagccaattcttttttttaaatctcaaataaagcaaaacaaatctaTTCTGCtgccaaatatatacatatataacacctTGTTATATGTTTTCTGTATCCTACCCATGGCCTTCTTTGGAGTCGAAATTTGGTGCTCCTGGCCAAACATTTCAGTCTTTCCACTGTGGAAGAAGCCTTCCTTAGGAAAGGTTGGAAAAGTACTTAAAGTACTAGGTGAGCAATTTGTGACCAGGACCTATAGAGATTGAAGTGAATAGAAActaggaagagagggaggcaaggagaaagggagggagggagggNNNNNNNNNNNNNNNNNNNNNNNNNNNNNNNNNNNNNNNNNNNNNNNNNNNNNNNNNNNNNNNNNNNNNNNNNNNNNNNNNNNNNNNNNNNNNNNNNNNNNNNNNNNNNNNNNNNNNNNNNNNNNNNNNNNNNNNNNNNNNNNNNNNNggaaggaaggaaggaaggaaggaaggaaggaaggaaggaaggaaggaaggaaggaagggttaaAAGGTTTTCACTGTTAAAAGGTTTTCTGAAACTCATGTTCCTCCTGTTTTAGCCTCCTAGTGAGtaaatgctaggattactggCACTTGCCTCCAAAGCCCAGAGAACGAAACCTTTTGATACTTTAtatcttactgaacctggaaaaGTTTCGTGGGCTGGAGAAATGCGAGAAGCTTTTGTAATATCGGCCTTCCAACTCTATATCACGGTCTAATAAATAAACAGGGTAAGTCCCTGATGGACATGCATTTTTTGTGAGGCCCTATATTTTGGAATCAGACACTATCTTGCGCTCAGCCTGTAGGGTTAGGTGGTTACACTCACCTTTCACTATTTGAATATGGAAAAAAGAGTAACTGATGACCATGACGCCACAGCTAGTAGCCAATGAGGCACAGATACATCAAACAGAGAAACCAATGGTTGCTGGGCCTGGCATCACACGTGACATGCTAGGTGGTCTCTAATAAGCCAAACTTGGGTCCACGTCTCCTGCCACTCTGTTCAAATTCTTTGTCCCTCCTACTTGCTCCCCGTGGAACCATCAGGATTGGGTGAGGCAACAGTATCCTCCTattggggagagggggaggggacgTGATGCCAGTGCGCAAAAGGGTCCTGCGCAACaccacggggtgggggtggggtggcataTATAAGATCTTCCGGCCCGGGTCTTGAGCCCATTTTGTCCTGCAGCGGATGTGGTCCTACAGTCTTCTGGAGTTTGGGTCTGGTGGCCTCTTTGGCAGGTACGGTGTGGCCTTCCCCCTGGCACCTTAAGGGTTTCTGCCATTTCTAGACCTCTCCCATGCCATTAGTGTCCTTTCTTTTTATGGCCTTCTGCTTACTTCCACTATagccttttttggggggggagggggatgtgaGATGAAGGTTATGTGGAGCAGAGGACATTTGTGATGGAGTGGGAAgcataacagatttttttttgttttctggttgttttCAGTTTGTGAGACAGCGTTTCTGTGTTGCACAGGTTGCTCTCAAATTTCTGGGTTTaggtgatcttcctgcctcctaagAATCCAATGCACTggattttatttgagttttagGTAGGGGTGTTTAGGCATAAGTGAGGATGGTATTTGTCAGCATGAGTGACTTTGGGTTGTTGCTAGGATGTGATAGTGGGACACGGATGGATCGGGGCCTGGACACATGACTTGAAATGTATATTGGATAGAGCTAGGCCTGTTTAAGAACAGGAACTGAGTTGCCTATGGGTTCTAGGAATACGccagaactgggggagggggtatGCTTGGGACAGTTGAGAAGGTGATGGAACTCAGATAGTTCAGAGAATTGTTCAAAACTGgaattgagccgggcggtggtggctcacgcctttaatcccagcactcgggaggcagaggcaggaggatctctgtgagttcgaggccagcctggtctataagagctagttctaggacagaaaccaaaggcaacggagaaaccctgtctcgcaaaaaaaaaaaaaaNNNNNNNNNNNNNNNNNNNNNNNNNNNNNNNNNNNNNNNNNNNNNNNNNNNNNNNNNNNNNNNNNNNNNNNNNNNNNNNNNNNNNNNNNNNNNNNNNNNNNNNNNNNNNNNNNNNNNNNNNNNNNNNNNNNNNNNNNNNNNNNNNNNNNNNNNNNNNNNNNNNNNNNNNNNNNNNNNNNNNNNNNNNNNNNNNNNNNNNNNNNNNNNNNNNNNNNNNNNNNNNNNNNNNNNNNNNNNNNNNNNNNNNNNNNNNNNNNNNNNNNNNNNNNNNNNNNNNNNNNNNNNNNNNNNNNNNNNNNNNNNNNNNNNNNNNNNNNNNNNNNNNNNNNNNNNNNNNNNNNNNNNNNNNNNNNNNNNNNNNNNNNNNNNNNNNNNNNNNNNNNNNNNNNNNNNNNNNNNNNNNNNNNNNNNNNNNNNNNNNNNNNNNNNNCAGGATGTCACAGGAAATAGAAAGGGCAGTGCTTGGGACGGCTGGCTTGTTGCCGGAACCAATGAGATAGCGATGGTCCAGGATgtcacaggaaagagaaggggcgGTGCTTGGGTACAGTACTCTTGTTGCCGGAACAAATGAGATACCGGATGGTCCAGGATGTCACAGGAAAGAAAGGGCGGTGCTTGAGACGGCTGGCTTGTTGCCGGGACCAATGAGATAGCGGTGGTTCAGGATgtcacaggaaagagaagggacgGTGCTTGGGGGGCCGTTCTCTTGTTGCCGGAACCAATGAGGTAGCGGTGGTCCAGGATGTCACAAGTAATGAAAAGGGCGGTGCTTGGGAACAGTTCTCTTGTTGCCGGAACCAATGAGATAGCGGTGCTCGAGGAtgtcacaggaaagagaaagggcgGTGCTTGGGACGGCTGGCTTGTCGCCGGAACCAATGAGATAGCGGGTGGTCCAGGATGTCACCGGAAAGAAAGGGCGGTGCTTGGGGCCCTCTTGTTGCCGGAACCAATGAGATAGCGGTGGTCCAGGATGTCACAGGAAGTAGGGCGGTGGTTAGGCCCGTTCTCTTGTTGCGGGAACCAATGAGGTAGCGGGTGGTCCATGATGtcacaggaaagggaaagggcGGTGCTTGGGGGCCATTCTTTTGTTGCCGGAACCAATGAGATAACGGTGGTCCAGGAtgtcacaggaaagagaaagggcgGTCTTGGGGCCGTTCTCTTGTTGCCGGAACCAATGAGATAGCGGTGGTCCAGGATGTCACCGGAAAGAAAGGGCGGTGCTTGAGACGGCTGGCTTGTCGCCGGAACCAATGAGATAGCGATGGTCCTGTAtgtcacaggaaagagaaagggcgGTGCTTGGGGACAGTTCTCTTGTTGCTGGAACCAATGAGATAGCGGGTGGTCCAGGATGTCACAGGAAAGANNNNNNNNNNNNNNNNNNNNNNNNNNNNNNNNNNNNNNNNNNNNNNNNNNNNNNNNNNNNNNNNNNNNNNNNNNNNNNNNNNNNNNNNNNNNNNNNNNNNCTTGGGGACAGTTCTCTTGTTGCTGGAACCAATGAGATAGCGGGTGGTCCAGGAtgtcacaggaaagagaaagggcgGTGCTTGGGGGGCCGTTCTCTTGTCGCCGGAACCAATGAGATATCCAGTGCTACAAAATGtcacaggaaagggaaagggcGGTGTTTGGGACGGCTGACTTGTCGCCCGAATCAATGAGATAGCGGGTGGTCCAAGAATGTACGGGACGGGGGAAGGGGCGGTGCTTGGGACGGCTGGCTTGTAGCCGAACCACTGAGATAGCAGGTGGTCCAGGAAGTCACAGGAACGGGGTAAGGGGCGGTTCTTGGGACCGTTCTCTTGTCGCCGGAACCAATGAACTAGCGGGTGTTCCAGGATGTCACAGGAACGGGGTAAGGGGCTCTGCTTGGGGGACGTTCTCTCGTTGCCGGAACCAATGAGAGCAGTGGTTCAGAATGtcacaggaaagggaaagggcGGTGCTTGGGGCCGTTCTCTTGTTTCCGGAACCAATGAGNNNNNNNNNNNNNNNNNNNNNNNNNNNNNNNNNNNNNNNNNNNNNNNNNNNNNNNNNNNNNNNNNNNNNNNNNNNNNNNNNNNNNNNNNNNNNNNNNNNNGGGGTCCGTTCTCTTGTTGCCAGAACCAATGAGATAGCGGTGGTCCAGGATGTCACAGGAAAGGGCGGTGCTTGGGGCCGTTCTCTTGTTGCTGGAACCAATGAGATAGCGGGTGGTCCAGTGTATCACAGGAAAGAAAGGGCGGTGATTGGGGACAGTACTCTTGTTGTCGGAACCAATGAGATAGCGGTGGTCCAGTAtgtcacaggaaagagaaagggcgGTGCTTGGGACTGCTCACTTGTTGCCGGAACCAATGAGATAGCGATGGTCCAGGAtgtcacaggaaagagaaagggcgGTGCTTGAGGGCAGTTCTCTTGTTGCCGGAACCAATGAGATAGCCAGTACTCCAAAATGTCACAGGAAAGGGAATGGGCGGTGTTTGGGACGGCTGACTTGTCGCCCCAACCAATGAGATAGCAGTGGTCCAGGTTGtcacaggaaagagaagaggcgGTGCTTGGGGGCCGTTCTCTTGTTGCCCGAACCAATGAGGTAGCGGTGGTCCAGGATGTCACAGGAAAGAGCGAGGTGCTAGGGGGGCCGTTCACTTGTTGCCGGAACCAATGAGGTAGCGTTGGTTCTGGATGTCACAGGAAATAGAAAGGGCGATGCTTGGGGGGCCGTTCTCTTGTTGCCGGAACCAATGAGATAGCGGGTGGTCCAGGATGTCACAGGAAAGAGTAAGGGTGGTGCTTGGGAAGGCTGGCTTGTTACCGGAACCAATGAGATAGCGGTGGTCCAGGATGTCANNNNNNNNNNNNNNNNNNNNNNNNNNNNNNNNNNNNNNNNNNNNNNNNNNNNNNNNNNNNNNNNNNNNNNNNNNNNNNNNNNNNNNNNNNNNNNNNNNNNACAGGAAAGAGTAAGGGTGGTGCTTGGGAAGGCTGGCTTGTTACCGGAACCAATGAGATAGCGGTGGTCCAGGATGTCACAGGAAAGAGTAAGGGCGGTGCTTGGGGCTGGCTTGTTGCTGGAACCAATGAGATAGCGGGTATTTTAGCGGGTTTTCCAAACTGGCACAGAAACGGGGAAGCGGCAGTGCTTGGGAAAGCTGGCTTGTAGCCCGATCCAACGAGATAGCTGATGGTCCAGGATGGCACAGAACGGGGAAGCGGCTGTGCTTGGGAAAGCTGGCTTTTTGCCGGAACCAATGAGATAGTGGATGGTTATAGGAACGGGGGAAGTAGCGGTGCTTGGGAAGCTGATTTGTTGCTGCAACCAATGATACGGGATGGTCCAAAATGGCCCAGGAACAGGGAAGGAGTGGTGCTTGGGGTAGCAGGCTTGTAGAGGGAATCAATAAAATAGCGGGTGGTCCATAATGGCATAGGAATGGGGAAGAGGCGGTGTTTAGGACAATTTGGCTTGGTGCTGGAACCAGGAGTGACACTTTGGGGTGGGTGTGTCAGTGGAGGGAGGGTAGCAACTTTATGttagcattctttttttctcGGCGCCTTTTAGTGGAGCGGTTTCACAAATCttatcaaggattttttttttaaaggtcttacAATGTAGTGGTGACAGGCTTCAAACTGACACATTTAGCCTGTTAGCCGCCTTCAAGTTTAGgtattaaaggtgtctgccaccatgccGGCAAGGTGCTGTCTTCAGATTCTTGTGCAGAGTCAGATTAGCACACCTTGCATGGGCAGGGACATTCAGAATAGACCGTATTAAATAATCCCGTACTTTGCCTTGAACAGATCAGTGCACAGGAAGCAGCATCCCTGCACCGCCTGTCTGAATAGAAGCCAGAAGACCAATAGCATCAACCATCAGTGCTAGCAAAATCGCTTTATCCATACTTCAGCAAACATCAGGGTGAGCAGCTATTTTGTGAGCAGCAAAGAGCAGGTCAAGGGGCTTCCTGCCAAGGTTCACGGACTGCAGGATAGGACTATACTTAGGGTGACAATATCTGTTTACTTTTGGGGACCTTTTTCTGCCTTTGATTGCAGATTTCATACAATTTTAAACCATAAGCATTTTTCAGATCAGTGCCCATTCTTTAGTCTCTGCTTACCTCCCCCTGTACCTGTCACCAACATCTTGTTGCTGAGATGCTTTATTGGATGGACGACCATGACATCACCTGCTGTTTCCCAAGGGTGTTTACCTTCCCACATGGCACTATGTGATAACCATTGGTAGAAACCCAGATCCACACTGGTCTTGTATCCATGGCAGTATTTTAGCTTGTCACATACAAACAGTACTTTGCACGTACCGCTCTGATCACATCTGCTGATCTCCAGTCATCTTTTCCTCTGCTGAGCATTTCTTCAAGAGGAGAGTCTCTTATGATTGCCAGTCTTGGACACAGCAAAGAGTGGTCTGAACCCAATATAGCTCCTAGTAGGTGGCAGAGtgttcttcttcctgtcttttcctccactggGTCTTTTCCAGTTTTTCCAGTGTTTGCCTCCTGACATTGACATTTTCCCCACAGGTACTTGGAGAATACACGCTAGATTCCCCAGACTTCCAGAGAGGTTACCACGGCAAGAGGTCAGCAGGGTCCTGTGATTTTCAGAGAGCTTTGTGTGGGAAGACCCTCAAAATGATTTCAAGAGCCTGGGAAAGAAAAGTGAATCTCTGGGAGTGGAAAAGTGACAGGAAGTATTAACTAAGCTCTTCATTTGCATTTCAGGTTGTGGGAAACCCAGGACAGACATGCTGCCTTTCTACATGGCATTGGTTTTAGAATCGTTTGCGTCTTAGGAAAATTCTTAGCTAATAAGTACCTGAGTATTAGGTCTGTCTCTAGAGGGTGGGAGCAATGGCTGTGGCTCTATTAGATGACTGGTGTAAGGGGATGGACCTGGATCCCAAGAAGGCGGTGCTCGTTGTGGGCATCCCTGTGCAGTGCAGTGAGGCTGAGATAAAGGACACGCTGAAGGAAGGCTTACCTCCTTTGTGTGCTCACAAGGTGATAGGTAGAATGTTCAGGAGGGAAGACAAAGCTAAGGCCGTCTTAATTGAACTGACAGAAGTTGTCGATTATACTATGATGCCCACTCATATACCAGCAGCAGGGGGGGCCTGGGAAGTGGTAGTCAAACCCCGTAGCCCAGATAATGAGTTTATCAATAAGCTGATCTACTTTCTGAAAGATGAAGGACGGAGAATGGTAGATGTAGCCAAAGCCCTGGGGTTTAGCACTGCCCCTACAGTGAGCATGGAGCTAAGGAATTCAGACCAAGACAAACCAGAAGGTTTGAAGTCTCTGTGCAATAGCGTGTGTTACCGAAAACTGAAAGTGTTTTCTGGCAGTCCCTTTCCAGGCCCAGGAGAGGAGACCTTTGAAACCTGGTTAGAGGAGGTCACTGAGAGGATGCAGTTATGGCAGGTGGGTGAGGAGGAGAAGAAGCGGCGCCTTCTAGAGAGCCTGCGAGGCTCTGCCCTGTCAATTATGCAGGCACTCGGGGCTAGCAGTGACTCCCTAACTATGGAGCAGTGCTTGAAAGCACTAAAGCAGGTCTTTGGGAATAAAGAGGACTGTAAGGTCTTACAGTTCCAATGCCGTCAGAATCCGATTTCCTCTCAGAAAGCTGTAGAGAAGCTGTCTGACTATTTGCTGCGCTTAGAGCCCCTCCTGCAGAAAGCAGCGCAGCAGAGCCCCTTGGCAGCACACAGCACAGATTCGATTCGCCTCCAGCATGTCTTAGCTCGAGTCTCCCTGACCACTGGCCTTAGGAGCAGGCTATCCCTCTTAGATCAGCAAGGGTGCCCACCCACTTTTCTGGAGTTAATGAAACTcactcaagaggaagaagagtgggAGACCAGCATGGTGGCGAAGGAGGAGCAGAATCGGGCTGGGAAGGAGAGTGGCCCATGTGAGGCAGCAGCAGATCAGGTTACCACCCAGGCAGGGTTCTTTCGGGAGATCAGCACCCAGACCACAGGAGAGGAAATTATATCAGTGAAACGGAGGCGACTGCTATGGAgagccagtgctggggaggacgGGCCTCTGGGGCAGTCAAGTTTGGGGGCTAAAAATGAACCTGAGGAGCAGAAACCCCATGTTGTAGCTCAGGAGTCGGGAAACGAGCGAGGGGCTGGGGCTATGAGCCACCCCAACCCCAGGGAAATATAGGCTCAAGAAATCCAGAAACTCCTTCTTCTAGCAGGCAACAAAGATACCTTGGCAAAATGATGGGGCAGCCCAGACAAATGGCAGGGGACTTAAGTTGTACAGAAGGGCAAGGTGGCCAGGGCCAGGATAAAGCATCTCACAGGCCACTAATTAGAAATGATTATAACAAGCAAAAACAAGCTCCACCTAGCTCAGTGACTACCATATCCCAGGCTTGTGGAGaataccagaaaaagaaatggggaacTACTATAGCCAAACTTCAGGATGATCCAGACTCCAGTTGGGATGCTAGTGAATCGGAGGATGAAGGTAGTGAGGGCGGTGACTCTGAGCTAAGAATGCCCACCGGCACTGAAGCAAGACAGGGCTTGGAGGAACCGATCACAGGGCTGTCCTGGCCAGAGAGAACCAATGCCTGGGGAGAAGTGCAGCAAGGCCGGGAGACAGTGCTCCGGAGAGGAGGCCGCAGGATCCAGCCTGTCTTCAGGATCATCTACACTGCTCTAGGGGAGCCTCACGAGGGCAGCACCCTTGAGTCCTTTCGTGAGTGAAACACCAGGGTCCCTGGACCCAAAGGCCCCGGGACACCAGTGCCAACCCGGAGGCAGATCCCATCCTGGCACCCCGGCAGGACTGTGAGTGGGGGGAAGACAGCAGTGCCCAAGAAGATCCCCGGGCTAGGGGTGCGTACCCAGCACCATAAGGTTTGTGCCCTCAGCTGGTCTGAGAGCCCATGAGTGTGCAGGACAGATTGGTGTGAACAAGGAggtggaagagcagcagcaggaggactTGGTGGGGCGGTAGTTTGTTCTGGTCTCTTTTGTCCAGGGCTGCTGGAGAAATCCAGAGAGCAAGCAAGGAGAGCCTGGTGAATACAACTCGGCAGGCAGCTGCCACGGCTGGCCCCCAACCCTGCCGACCTGAGAGGGTGGCCTGGCGCTGCTGCCGAGGTGCCATCCTCCGTCTGCCATCCACACCAGACGGGTGGAAGTTACAGAAGAGGCCGCCTCAAGGGTTCTTTCTGCCTGGCTCTCCCAACACGGATGCCCCCTCCCCATTGCTATCCCGAGGGAGGCTACTCCCGCCTCTGGAACCCCTCCCTCCACTTATCTGCTAACCTCATAGTGACCCACTCGGCTGTCCACCGAGTCCTTTCCCCCTTGAGTGCTCATCCCCCACCCGTTGCTTCTGTACCAAGCTGTGAGTGAAGTGTGTGTTAACTTGAGCAGCTGGAGGCCCTGACTACCTGGTCAGTGGCCCCTACTCCCGGCACGTGTTGTGAGCTTCTGTGAGCTGCTTTGCCAGCCAAGGCTGCCTAGCTCCCCTCCCACCGGTGTTGTGAACGCTTCTCGTCTGCTTTCCCGGTGTACATCTAGGCCAGCTGCCCGCTGCTTGCTCTCCTGCAGATGTGTGGGTGTTCTTACACGATCAAGTGCTCCCCAGAACCCCCAGGCCCAGTCCTGGATGCCAGCGGGAAGCAAGGATGTCGA from Microtus ochrogaster isolate Prairie Vole_2 unplaced genomic scaffold, MicOch1.0 UNK45, whole genome shotgun sequence includes these protein-coding regions:
- the Pnma5 gene encoding LOW QUALITY PROTEIN: paraneoplastic antigen-like protein 5 (The sequence of the model RefSeq protein was modified relative to this genomic sequence to represent the inferred CDS: inserted 1 base in 1 codon; substituted 2 bases at 2 genomic stop codons) — its product is MAVALLDDWCKGMDLDPKKAVLVVGIPVQCSEAEIKDTLKEGLPPLCAHKVIGRMFRREDKAKAVLIELTEVVDYTMMPTHIPAAGGAWEVVVKPRSPDNEFINKLIYFLKDEGRRMVDVAKALGFSTAPTVSMELRNSDQDKPEGLKSLCNSVCYRKLKVFSGSPFPGPGEETFETWLEEVTERMQLWQVGEEEKKRRLLESLRGSALSIMQALGASSDSLTMEQCLKALKQVFGNKEDCKVLQFQCRQNPISSQKAVEKLSDYLLRLEPLLQKAAQQSPLAAHSTDSIRLQHVLARVSLTTGLRSRLSLLDQQGCPPTFLELMKLTQEEEEWETSMVAKEEQNRAGKESGPCEAAADQVTTQAGFFREISTQTTGEEIISVKRRRLLWRASAGEDGPLGQSSLGAKNEPEEQKPHVVAQESGNERGAGAMSHPNPREIXAQEIQKLLLLAGNKDTLAKXWGSPDKXAGDLSCTEGQGGQGQDKASHRPLIRNDYNKQKQAPPSSVTTISQACGEYQKKKWGTTIAKLQDDPDSSWDASESEDEGSEGGDSELRMPTGTEARQGLEEPITGLSWPERTNAWGEVQQGRETVLRRGGRRIQPVFRIIYTALGEPHEGSTLESFRE